Genomic segment of Mucilaginibacter sabulilitoris:
GGGCAGTACCAGGTTATTTTGCCCGACGGAACCAATGTATGGTTAAATGCAGCATCTTCATTGAGGTACCCGGTTAAATTTACAGGAGCAGAAAGACATGTGGAACTAAGCGGCGAGGCTTATTTTGAGGTTGCCAAAAACAAGAACATGCCTTTTTCAATCAATACCAACAACGTCAATATAAAAGTATTGGGTACACATTTCAATGTAATGTCTTATGAAGATGATTCATCTGTAAAGACAACGCTGCTTGAGGGATCTGTATTGTTAAGTAAGCTGAATCAACAGGCTTTGCTTGTTCCCGGCCAGCAAGCTGATGTGGCACGCTCGGGTGAAAAAATTAATGTGACTTATGTAAATACGGATGATGCCGTTTCCTGGAAAAATGGATATTTCACATTCAGGAAAGAAAGTGTTGTGAGCATTATGAAAAAAGTTGCCAGGTGGTATGATGTGGAGGTAGAATATCAAAACGATATGAGCAACGTAAAATTGGGGGGCTCAATTTCCCGTGGAAAAAACATAAAAGACTTGTTAAATAAAATACAATTAACAGGGGCTGTTCACTTTAAAATAGAAGGAAGGAGGATTATTGTGAGGTCATAATTTTTACCTATTAGTTAGTTATAAAACAAACCAGGAGCGTTCGAACCGCCCCTGGTAATCAGCAGTGTGAGAAGCTGAGTTAGTATAACTAAATACCAATTGCGTCGAAACAATCAATTATTTATTAAACCTAACATTCAAATGTATAAATTTTTTACTGCATTTATATGCAGGGCTTTATCCTGTATTCCCTATAGATTTCTACTCGTAATGAAATTGACTATTGTTATCTGCATGGTGGCTTTAATCCAGGTATCGGCCTCCAGCCGCGCCCAAAACATAAGCCTGACGGTCAAAAACGCTTCTATAGAAAAAGTATTAGACGAGCTGACAAAACAAAGTGGGTATCATTTTTTGTATGATGTTCAATTAATAAGCAAAGCAAACCCTGTAACGCTTACGGCCAGGGGTGCCCCTTTAAAACAAGTGCTTTCACAATGCTTTTCAAATCAGCCTTTTACTTATGTTTTTGATGGAAATGATGTTATTATCAAAGTAAAGCCCCCTAATACAGATCAAATACAGCCAATTTCTATAACGGGTAAAGTCGTCGATAATAAAAACCTTCCTATACCCGGGGTAACTGTCAAAATAAAAAACACCCGAAACGGAGTTGTCACCAATGGCGAGGGCATCTATAAGATTTCAGTTCCTGATGAAGATGCGGTACTTGTTTTTTCATTTGTGGGATACACGACCCAGGAAGTTCCGGTTCAAAAAAGTAACAACATTGACGTTATACTCCAGGAAGAAAACAGCAAACTCAGCGAGGTGGTGGTAGTAGGATACGGCACACAAAAACGGGCAGACCTTACCGGGGCTATTTCATCAGTAGATGTCAAAACGCTTGATGGAACACCCCTCAGATCGGTAGATCAGGCGCTGCAGGGCCGCACATCCGGTGTTCAATTTACCCAAAACTCAGGTATGCCCGGGGCCGGGTCTGCCATGAGAATAAGAGGCGGTAATTCTGTATACGGCAGTAATGAACCGCTCTATGTAGTTGATGGCATTCCGGTATTTGCCGATCAGGGCGATAATGGAGCCAGTGGTTTAAACCCGCTTAATGCTATAAATCCTGCCGACATAGCCTCAATAGATGTGTTAAAGGATGCATCTGCTACGGCTATCTACGGTTCAAGAGGAGGGAATGGAGTAGTTCTCATCACAACAAAAAGAGGTAAAAAAGGAGCAGCAAAAGTGAGCTTCGATTCTTTTTACGGCATTCAGTCCATACTTAAAAAATACTCGCTTTTAAATGCCGCCGAATTTGAAGCTTTTGCCAATGAAGCTACGGTAAACGAAGGTGGCTCACCAGTTTATGATCTTACACAGGTACCACCTACAACCGATTGGCAATCATTGATATTTCGCAAAGCGCCCATTCAAAATCACCAGGTATCGGTATCGGGCGGTGAGGATAAAACACGCTTTTTTTTATCTGCCAATTATTTCGGCCAGGACGGGATAGCCAAATCATCTGATTTTAAACGTTATAGCCTGCGCGCCAATCTTGACCGCGATCTGGGTGAGAAATTCAAGATAGGCAACAGTTTAACCATCAGCAATGTACGAACAAATCAGGTAAGTGCCGGCTCGTTATTTACAATGGCCACATTACAGCCTGATTTGCCTGTTTATCAGCCCGACGGTTCTTATACCAGTTCAAATAAGCAAGGAACAAACTTTGATAACCCCATCGCTTTGTTAAATGGATATCAAAACTACACCAATATATACCGTACGCTGGGAAACATATATGCGAGTGCCGAAATTATAAAAGGACTTACGGTGAAAACGCTTTGGGGTGTTGACGTCATTTACAATAGAAATGATGTTTACCTGCCGCAATCTGTCTATTCGGGATCCCAGGTTGGTGGTCAGGCAACTATATCCAGTAATCAAACATTTACATGGCTAAACGAAAACACTGTAAGCTATAAACTGAAATTAAAGCAACATAGTTTTGACCTGCTTGGTGGTTTTACACAGCAAAATTCCGTATACCAATCAGTAGACGCCGGGGCTCAATCGTTCTTAAATGATAATTTAGGGACTAATGCCTTAAATACAGGGGCACTGGTAACGGCACCAGCTTCCAGTAAAACCCAATGGTCGCTGTTAAGTTTTTTAGGGCGCATAAACTACAGTTTTAAAGGTAAATATTTAGTAACGGTTACCGCCCGGGCCGACGGTTCTTCACGTTTTGGTAAAAACAACAGGTATGGGTTTTTCCCTTCGGCAGCATTGGCTTGGCGCATGGAAGATGAGTCTTTCATTAAAAATCTTAATCTTTTTAGTACCCTTAAATTGCGGGTAAGTCACGGCATTACCGG
This window contains:
- a CDS encoding FecR family protein; its protein translation is MTKEEYIILFEKHLSGNTTPEEEELLLSYDDGFNIQDFHNDQRIDNQQHIHQKIFNKIENSRNKSVKRLAPSLWWAVAASVLLVISVGLFFLNKHEASESRYKSNNLVSSFKPIVPGGNKAILTLSNGSTINLNEVSNGIIEKNEQVAIKKEKNGQLVYSSDTGLPDKGDKISFNTISTPRGGQYQVILPDGTNVWLNAASSLRYPVKFTGAERHVELSGEAYFEVAKNKNMPFSINTNNVNIKVLGTHFNVMSYEDDSSVKTTLLEGSVLLSKLNQQALLVPGQQADVARSGEKINVTYVNTDDAVSWKNGYFTFRKESVVSIMKKVARWYDVEVEYQNDMSNVKLGGSISRGKNIKDLLNKIQLTGAVHFKIEGRRIIVRS
- a CDS encoding TonB-dependent receptor, producing MKLTIVICMVALIQVSASSRAQNISLTVKNASIEKVLDELTKQSGYHFLYDVQLISKANPVTLTARGAPLKQVLSQCFSNQPFTYVFDGNDVIIKVKPPNTDQIQPISITGKVVDNKNLPIPGVTVKIKNTRNGVVTNGEGIYKISVPDEDAVLVFSFVGYTTQEVPVQKSNNIDVILQEENSKLSEVVVVGYGTQKRADLTGAISSVDVKTLDGTPLRSVDQALQGRTSGVQFTQNSGMPGAGSAMRIRGGNSVYGSNEPLYVVDGIPVFADQGDNGASGLNPLNAINPADIASIDVLKDASATAIYGSRGGNGVVLITTKRGKKGAAKVSFDSFYGIQSILKKYSLLNAAEFEAFANEATVNEGGSPVYDLTQVPPTTDWQSLIFRKAPIQNHQVSVSGGEDKTRFFLSANYFGQDGIAKSSDFKRYSLRANLDRDLGEKFKIGNSLTISNVRTNQVSAGSLFTMATLQPDLPVYQPDGSYTSSNKQGTNFDNPIALLNGYQNYTNIYRTLGNIYASAEIIKGLTVKTLWGVDVIYNRNDVYLPQSVYSGSQVGGQATISSNQTFTWLNENTVSYKLKLKQHSFDLLGGFTQQNSVYQSVDAGAQSFLNDNLGTNALNTGALVTAPASSKTQWSLLSFLGRINYSFKGKYLVTVTARADGSSRFGKNNRYGFFPSAALAWRMEDESFIKNLNLFSTLKLRVSHGITGNQDGIGNFPGLDLLGTANYTIGGVKVIGLTPSQVGNPDLKWESTAQTDGGLELGFFNNRLLFNVDAYYKKTSNLLLYVKIPVTSGFGNALQNRGQTENKGLEFTVTAIPANNKLKWETSLNISFNRNKVLDLAGVSRLFTGTTDNAILEVGHPLGLYFGYKTNGIFQNAEEVAASATPTAKPGDIRYVDNNNDGKINDDDRVILGSAQPRFFGGFTNTLSYKNIGFLVFLQGSYGNQLYNSNKITLENLYGLQNQTRNVLNRWTPTNTNTDIPRASSIKPNNRSLDRYVENGSYLRVKNVQLSYNLPGKLLDHISKGMSAKLYINAQNLFTITKYSGLDPEVSRYGSSNIAPGFDSGPYPNSRTYTFGFNVGF